A single genomic interval of Ovis aries strain OAR_USU_Benz2616 breed Rambouillet chromosome 9, ARS-UI_Ramb_v3.0, whole genome shotgun sequence harbors:
- the SCRIB gene encoding protein scribble homolog isoform X7: protein MLKCIPLWRCNRHVESVDKRHCSLQAVPEEIYRYSRSLEELLLDANQLRELPKPFFRLLNLRKLGLSDNEIQRLPPEVANFMQLVELDVSRNDIPEIPESIKFCKALEIADFSGNPLSRLPEGFTQLRSLAHLALNDVSLQALPGDVGNLANLVTLELRENLLKSLPASLSFLVKLEQLDLGGNDLEVLPDTLGALPNLRELWLDRNQLSALPPELGNLRRLVCLDVSENRLEELPAELGGLVLLTDLLLSQNLLQRLPDGIGQLKQLSILKVDQNRLCEVTEAIGDCENLSELILTENLLTALPHSLGKLTKLTNLNVDRNHLEALPPEIGGCVALSVLSLRDNRLAVLPPELAHTAELHVLDVAGNRLQSLPFALTHLNLKALWLAENQAQPMLRFQTEDDTQTGEKVLTCYLLPQQPLPSLEDPGLQSSPSESWGDAPLSRVSVIQFLEAPVGDDDPEEAAAEKRGLQRRATPHPSELKVMKRGVERRSEATSCRPDPMPPSLSEEEKRLSTESGLSADSHLSAGTASQGEPEGPLAEEEGLSQQEPVPATQEEVMEETYEELSQPTVRFAEDTLLLPREDGESEEGQPEAPWPLPGGRQRLIRKDTPHYKKHFKISKLPQPEAVVALLQGTPPDSEGPVGAGSWHNGPHMSWAPRAEEEEEDDEAEEEEEGEAAVAAEEEKAVASAPSVKGVSFDQANNLLIEPARIEEEELTLTIVRQTGGLGISIAGGKGSTPYKGDDEGIFISRVSEEGPAARAGVRVGDKLLEVNGVALQEAEHQQAVEALRGAGTTVHMRLWRERMVEPENAVTVTALRPEDDYSPRERRGGSLRLPLLPPEPPGPPRQRHVACLVRSEKGLGFSIAGGKGSTPYRAGDGGIFISRIAEGGAAHRAGTLQVGDRVLSINGVDMTEARHDHAVSLLTAASPTIALLLEREAGGPLAPSPPPHSPLPPTAAPATPGEPGPLRLPSGLLAAALEGPYPVEEICLPRAGGPLGLSIVGGSDHSSHPFGVREPGVFISKVLPRGLAARSGLRVGDRILAVNGQDVREATHQEAVSALLRPCLELVLLVRRDPPPPGMRELCIQKAPGERLGISIRGGAKGHAGNPCDPTDEGIFISKVSPSGAAGRDGRLRVGLRLLEVNQQSLLGLTHGEAVQLLRSVGDTLTVLVCDGFDTSAATPEVSPGIIANPFAAGLGRRNSLESISSIDRELSPEGSGKEKELPGQIPLWGPEATGRSPESLKPACRALAATPGAGSMQRVLPAASGEMAEAPCSPGHQQPPSPPSPAELPANVKQAYRTFAAVPGLHPPLDTPAQPPTPGPTASPEQLSFRERQKYFELEVRVPQAEGPPKRVSLVGADDLRKMQEEEARKLQQKRAQMLREVVADTERPEADAPEDEEPEEEPPWAGQGPTAEGLGPASPPPQGGSAPVRTAKAERRHQERLRMQSPELPAPERALSPAERRALEAEKRALWRAARMKSLEQDALRAQMVLSKSQEGRSKRGPLERLAEAPSPAPTPSPTPLEDLGPQTGTSPGRLALSGRKFDYRVFAALPSSRPVYDMQSPDFAEELRSLEPRPSPGLPEEDGEVAMVLLGRPSPGSAGPEEVALCSSRRAMRPGRRGLGPVPS from the exons CCCTTCTTTAGGTTACTGAACCTGCGCAAGCTGGGCCTGAGTGACAACGAGATCCAGCGCTTGCCTCCGGAGGTGGCCAACTTCATGCAGCTGGTGGAGCTGGATGTGTCCCGGAATG ACATCCCTGAGATCCCTGAGAGCATCAAGTTCTGCAAAGCTCTGGAGATTGCTGACTTCAGTGGGAACCCCTTGTCTAG GCTCCCTGAAGGTTTCACTCAGCTACGCAGTCTGGCTCACCTGGCGCTGAATGATGTGTCCCTGCAGGCGCTGCCTGGGGACGTGGGCAA CCTCGCCAACCTGGTGACCCTGGAGCTCCGGGAGAATCTGCTCAAGTCCTTGCCTGC GTCCCTGTCTTTCCTGGTCAAGCTGGAACAGCTGGATTTGGGAGGCAACGATCTGGAAGTGCTG CCTGACACCTTGGGAGCCCTGCCCAACCTGCGGGAGCTGTGGCTGGACCGGAACCAGCTATCGGCCCTGCCCCCG GAGCTTGGGAATCTGCGGCGCCTGGTGTGCCTGGATGTGTCAGAGAACCGGCTGGAGGAGCTGCCTGCAGAGCTTGGGGGGCTGGTGCTGCTCACTGACCTGCTGCTCTCACAGAACCTGCTGCAGCGGCTTCCAGACGGCATTG GTCAGCTGAAGCAGTTGTCCATCTTGAAGGTCGACCAGAATCGCCTGTGCGAGGTGACAGAAGCCATCGGGGACTGTGAGAACCTGTCGGAGCTGATCCTCACTGAGAACCTGCTGACG GCCCTGCCCCACTCCTTGGGGAAACTGACCAAGCTGACCAACCTCAACGTGGACCGCAACCACCTAGAGGCACTGCCGCCTGAGATTGGGGGCTGTGTGGCACTCAGCGTCCTCTCTTTGAGGGACAACCGCCTGGCCGTCCTGCCGCCAGAACTCGCCCACACGGCTGAGCTACACGTGCTGGATGTGGCGGGCAACCG cctgcagAGTCTGCCCTTCGCACTCACGCACCTCAACCTGAAGGCCTTGTGGCTAGCGGAGAACCAGGCGCAGCCCATGCTTCGGTTCCAGACTGAGGATGACACCCAGACGGGCGAGAAGGTGCTCACCTGCTACCTGCTGCCACAGCAGCCCCTGCCCAGCCTCG AGGACCCTGGGCTGCAGAGCAGCCCTTCGGAAAGCTGGGGAGATGCCCCGCTCAGCCGTGTCAGCGTCATCCAGTTCCTGGAGGCCCCCGTGGGCGACGACGACCCAGAGGAAGCCGCTGCTGAGAAACGG GGCCTGCAGCGTCGGGCTACGCCACACCCCAGCGAGCTCAAGGTGATGAAGAGGGGTGTGGAGCGCCGGAGCGAAGCCACCTCCTGCAGGCCTGACCCTATGCCACCCTCGCTCTCTGAGGAG GAgaagaggctgagcactgagTCTGGCCTGAGTGCAGACTCACACCTGTCTGCCGGCACAGCCTCCCAGGGCGAGCCTGAGGGCCCGCTGGCCGAGGAGGAGGGGCTGAGCCAGCAGGAACCCGTGCCAGCCACCCAGGAGGAGGTCATGGAGGAGACCTACGAGGAG CTCTCACAGCCCACTGTGCGCTTCGCGGAGGACACGCTGCTCCTGCCCAGGGAGGACGGCGAGAGCGAGGAGGGCCAGCCAGAGGCGCCCTGGCCCCTGCCAGGGGGCAGACAAAGGCTCATCCGCAAGGACACACCCCACTACAAGAAGCACTTCAAGATCTCCAAGCTGCCCCAGCCCGAGGCCGTGGTGGCTCTCCTGCAGGGGACACCGCCAGACAGTGAGGGCCCAGTGGGGGCTGGGAGCTGGCACAACGGCCCCCATATGTCCTGGGCTCCGCGAgcggaagaggaggaggaagacgacgaggctgaggaggaagaggagggggaggcggcggtggcagcagaggaggagaaggcagtggcctcTGCACCCTCTGTCAAG GGGGTGTCGTTTGACCAGGCCAATAACCTGCTGATAGAGCCCGCTCGCATTGAGGAGGAAGAG CTGACGCTCACCATCGTGCGGCAGACGGGGGGCCTGGGCATCAGCATTGCGGGTGGCAAGGGCTCCACGCCCTACAAGGGAGATGACGAG GGCATTTTCATCTCCCGGGTGTCTGAGGAGGGCCCTGCGGCTCGGGCTGGGGTCCGAGTAGGCGACAAGCTCCTCGAG GTGAACGGCGTGGCCCTGCAGGAAGCGGAGCACCAGCAGGCCGTGGAGGCGCTGCGCGGGGCGGGTACCACCGTGCACATGCGGCTGTGGCGGGAGCGCATGGTGGAGCCTGAGAACGCGGTCACGGTCACAGCCCTGCGGCCCGAGGATGACTACAGCCCGCGGGAGCGGCGCGGGGGCAGCCTGCGCCTGCCCCTGCTCCCGCCCGAGCCCCCCGGGCCACCCCGCCAGCGCCACGTGGCCTGTCTCGTGCGCAGTGAAAAGGGGCTGGGTTTCAGCATTGCAGGTGGGAAAGGCTCCACACCCTACCGGGCCGGTGACGGG GGCATCTTCATCTCCCGCATCGCTGAGGGGGGCGCTGCCCACCGGGCAGGCACCCTGCAGGTCGGCGACCGAGTCCTTTCC ATCAACggggtggacatgactgaggccaGGCACGACCACGCCGTCTCCCTGCTGACCGCCGCCTCGCCCACCATCGCCCTGCTGCTGGAGCGGGAGGCTGGGGGGCCCCTCGCCCCGAGCCCTCCCCCCCACTCCCCCTTGCCCCCTACTGCTGCCCCTGCCACCCCAGGGGAGCCCGGGCCTCTGAGGCTGCCCTCTGGTCTGCTGGCCGCTGCCCTGGAGGGGCCGTACCCAGTGGAG GAGATCTGTCTGCCCAGAGCAGGGGGCCCCTTGGGGCTCAGCATCGTTGGGGGCTCCGACCACTCCAGCCACCCGTTCGGTGTCCGGGAGCCCGGCGTGTTCATCTCCAAG GTGCTCCCCCGGGGCCTGGCTGCACGCAGTGGCCTGCGGGTCGGGGACCGCATCCTGGCAGTGAACGGGCAGGACGTGCGGGAGGCCACGCACCAGGAAGCAGTCAGCGCCCTGCTCCGGCCCTGCCTGGAGCTGGTGCTGCTCGTGCGGAGGGACCCACCGCCCCCGGGCATGCGGGAGCTCTGCATCCAGAAGGCCCCTGGGGAGAGGCTGGGCATCAGCATCCGTGGGGGCGCCAAGGGCCATGCCGGGAACCCCTGCGACCCCACCGATGAGGGGATCTTCATCTCCAAG GTGAGCCCCTCGGGAGCAGCTGGGCGAGATGGCCGGCTGCGGGTTGGACTGCGGCTGCTGGAGGTGAACCAGCAGAGCCTGCTGGGTCTGACGCACGGAGAGGCCGTGCAGCTGCTGCGCAGCGTGGGTGACACCCTGACCGTGCTGGTCTGCGACGGCTTCGACACCAGCGCTGCCACCCCCGAG GTGTCCCCAGGCATCATCGCCAACCCCTTTGCGGCTGGCCTTGGCCGCCGGAACAGCCTGGAAAGCATCTCCTCCATCGACCGGGAGCTGAGCCCCGAGGGCTCCGGCAAG GAGAAGGAGCTGCCCGGACAGATCCCACTGTGGGGCCCGGAGGCCACG GGTCGGAGCCCAGAGAGCCTGAAGCCAGCCTGCCGAGCcctggccgccacccctggcgCTGGCAGCATGCAGAGG GTGCTGCCTGCGGCAAGTGGAGAGATGGCTGAGGCCCCCTGCTCCCCTGGCCACCAGCAG cccccctccccgccctcccctgCTGAGCTTCCAGCCAATGTGAAGCAGGCCTATAGGACGTTCGCGGCTGTGCCCGGCCTGCACCCGCCCCTGGACACCCCTGCCCAG CCCCCCACGCCCGGGCCCACGGCCTCGCCGGAGCAGCTGTCCTTTCGCGAGCGGCAGAAGTACTTCGAGCTAGAGGTTCGGGTGCCCCAGGCCGAGGGCCCCCCTAAGCGCGTGTCGCTGGTGGGCGCTGACGACCTGCGGAagatgcaggaggaggagg CCCGCAAGCTGCAGCAGAAAAGGGCGCAGATGCTGCGCGAGGTGGTGGCCGACACGGAGCGCCCGGAAGCCGATGCTCCCGAGGACGAGGAGCCCGAAGAGGAGCCGCCCTGGGCCGGCCAGGGCCCCACGGCGGAAGG GCTCGGCCCCGCATCTCCCCCGCCGCAGGGAGGCAGTGCCCCGGTGCGGACTGCCAAGGCCGAGCGGCGCCACCAGGAGCGGCTCCGCATGCAGAGCCCCGAGCTGCCGGCCCCAGAGCGGGCCTTGTCTCCCGCAGAGCGCCGAGCCCTGGAGGCGGAGAAGCGGGCGCTCTGGAGGGCAGCCAG GATGAAGTCCCTGGAGCAGGACGCCCTCCGCGCACAGATGGTCCTCAGCAAGTCCCAGGAGGGCCGGAGCAAGCGGGGGCCTCTGGAGCGCCTGGCCGAGGCCCCCTCGCCTGCTCCTACTCCGTCACCCACCCCCTTGGAAG ACCTTGGCCCCCAGACCGGCACCTCCCCGGGACGCTTG GCCTTGTCTGGGAGGAAGTTTGACTACAGGGTGTTTGCTGCCCTCCCCTCTTCCAGACCTGTCTATGACATGCAG TCCCCAGATTTCGCTGAGGAGCTGAGGTCCTTGGAACCACGTCCGAGCCCAG GTCTGCCAGAGGAGGACGGAGAGGTGGCCATGGTGCTTCTGGGCAGGCCCTCTCCAGGCTCCGCGGGTCCCGAGGAGGTAGCCTTATGCAGCAGCCGCCGGGCCATGCGGCCAGGGCGCCGAGGCCTGGGCCCAGTGCCCTCCTAG
- the SCRIB gene encoding protein scribble homolog isoform X6 yields MLKCIPLWRCNRHVESVDKRHCSLQAVPEEIYRYSRSLEELLLDANQLRELPKPFFRLLNLRKLGLSDNEIQRLPPEVANFMQLVELDVSRNDIPEIPESIKFCKALEIADFSGNPLSRLPEGFTQLRSLAHLALNDVSLQALPGDVGNLANLVTLELRENLLKSLPASLSFLVKLEQLDLGGNDLEVLPDTLGALPNLRELWLDRNQLSALPPELGNLRRLVCLDVSENRLEELPAELGGLVLLTDLLLSQNLLQRLPDGIGQLKQLSILKVDQNRLCEVTEAIGDCENLSELILTENLLTALPHSLGKLTKLTNLNVDRNHLEALPPEIGGCVALSVLSLRDNRLAVLPPELAHTAELHVLDVAGNRLQSLPFALTHLNLKALWLAENQAQPMLRFQTEDDTQTGEKVLTCYLLPQQPLPSLEDPGLQSSPSESWGDAPLSRVSVIQFLEAPVGDDDPEEAAAEKRGLQRRATPHPSELKVMKRGVERRSEATSCRPDPMPPSLSEEEKRLSTESGLSADSHLSAGTASQGEPEGPLAEEEGLSQQEPVPATQEEVMEETYEELSQPTVRFAEDTLLLPREDGESEEGQPEAPWPLPGGRQRLIRKDTPHYKKHFKISKLPQPEAVVALLQGTPPDSEGPVGAGSWHNGPHMSWAPRAEEEEEDDEAEEEEEGEAAVAAEEEKAVASAPSVKGVSFDQANNLLIEPARIEEEELTLTIVRQTGGLGISIAGGKGSTPYKGDDEGIFISRVSEEGPAARAGVRVGDKLLEVNGVALQEAEHQQAVEALRGAGTTVHMRLWRERMVEPENAVTVTALRPEDDYSPRERRGGSLRLPLLPPEPPGPPRQRHVACLVRSEKGLGFSIAGGKGSTPYRAGDGGIFISRIAEGGAAHRAGTLQVGDRVLSINGVDMTEARHDHAVSLLTAASPTIALLLEREAGGPLAPSPPPHSPLPPTAAPATPGEPGPLRLPSGLLAAALEGPYPVEEICLPRAGGPLGLSIVGGSDHSSHPFGVREPGVFISKVLPRGLAARSGLRVGDRILAVNGQDVREATHQEAVSALLRPCLELVLLVRRDPPPPGMRELCIQKAPGERLGISIRGGAKGHAGNPCDPTDEGIFISKVSPSGAAGRDGRLRVGLRLLEVNQQSLLGLTHGEAVQLLRSVGDTLTVLVCDGFDTSAATPEVSPGIIANPFAAGLGRRNSLESISSIDRELSPEGSGKVRAARSQQPLGWEPEAVGPDHCLLCSQEKELPGQIPLWGPEATVLPAASGEMAEAPCSPGHQQPPSPPSPAELPANVKQAYRTFAAVPGLHPPLDTPAQPPTPGPTASPEQLSFRERQKYFELEVRVPQAEGPPKRVSLVGADDLRKMQEEEARKLQQKRAQMLREVVADTERPEADAPEDEEPEEEPPWAGQGPTAEGLGPASPPPQGGSAPVRTAKAERRHQERLRMQSPELPAPERALSPAERRALEAEKRALWRAARMKSLEQDALRAQMVLSKSQEGRSKRGPLERLAEAPSPAPTPSPTPLEDLGPQTGTSPGRLALSGRKFDYRVFAALPSSRPVYDMQSPDFAEELRSLEPRPSPGLPEEDGEVAMVLLGRPSPGSAGPEEVALCSSRRAMRPGRRGLGPVPS; encoded by the exons CCCTTCTTTAGGTTACTGAACCTGCGCAAGCTGGGCCTGAGTGACAACGAGATCCAGCGCTTGCCTCCGGAGGTGGCCAACTTCATGCAGCTGGTGGAGCTGGATGTGTCCCGGAATG ACATCCCTGAGATCCCTGAGAGCATCAAGTTCTGCAAAGCTCTGGAGATTGCTGACTTCAGTGGGAACCCCTTGTCTAG GCTCCCTGAAGGTTTCACTCAGCTACGCAGTCTGGCTCACCTGGCGCTGAATGATGTGTCCCTGCAGGCGCTGCCTGGGGACGTGGGCAA CCTCGCCAACCTGGTGACCCTGGAGCTCCGGGAGAATCTGCTCAAGTCCTTGCCTGC GTCCCTGTCTTTCCTGGTCAAGCTGGAACAGCTGGATTTGGGAGGCAACGATCTGGAAGTGCTG CCTGACACCTTGGGAGCCCTGCCCAACCTGCGGGAGCTGTGGCTGGACCGGAACCAGCTATCGGCCCTGCCCCCG GAGCTTGGGAATCTGCGGCGCCTGGTGTGCCTGGATGTGTCAGAGAACCGGCTGGAGGAGCTGCCTGCAGAGCTTGGGGGGCTGGTGCTGCTCACTGACCTGCTGCTCTCACAGAACCTGCTGCAGCGGCTTCCAGACGGCATTG GTCAGCTGAAGCAGTTGTCCATCTTGAAGGTCGACCAGAATCGCCTGTGCGAGGTGACAGAAGCCATCGGGGACTGTGAGAACCTGTCGGAGCTGATCCTCACTGAGAACCTGCTGACG GCCCTGCCCCACTCCTTGGGGAAACTGACCAAGCTGACCAACCTCAACGTGGACCGCAACCACCTAGAGGCACTGCCGCCTGAGATTGGGGGCTGTGTGGCACTCAGCGTCCTCTCTTTGAGGGACAACCGCCTGGCCGTCCTGCCGCCAGAACTCGCCCACACGGCTGAGCTACACGTGCTGGATGTGGCGGGCAACCG cctgcagAGTCTGCCCTTCGCACTCACGCACCTCAACCTGAAGGCCTTGTGGCTAGCGGAGAACCAGGCGCAGCCCATGCTTCGGTTCCAGACTGAGGATGACACCCAGACGGGCGAGAAGGTGCTCACCTGCTACCTGCTGCCACAGCAGCCCCTGCCCAGCCTCG AGGACCCTGGGCTGCAGAGCAGCCCTTCGGAAAGCTGGGGAGATGCCCCGCTCAGCCGTGTCAGCGTCATCCAGTTCCTGGAGGCCCCCGTGGGCGACGACGACCCAGAGGAAGCCGCTGCTGAGAAACGG GGCCTGCAGCGTCGGGCTACGCCACACCCCAGCGAGCTCAAGGTGATGAAGAGGGGTGTGGAGCGCCGGAGCGAAGCCACCTCCTGCAGGCCTGACCCTATGCCACCCTCGCTCTCTGAGGAG GAgaagaggctgagcactgagTCTGGCCTGAGTGCAGACTCACACCTGTCTGCCGGCACAGCCTCCCAGGGCGAGCCTGAGGGCCCGCTGGCCGAGGAGGAGGGGCTGAGCCAGCAGGAACCCGTGCCAGCCACCCAGGAGGAGGTCATGGAGGAGACCTACGAGGAG CTCTCACAGCCCACTGTGCGCTTCGCGGAGGACACGCTGCTCCTGCCCAGGGAGGACGGCGAGAGCGAGGAGGGCCAGCCAGAGGCGCCCTGGCCCCTGCCAGGGGGCAGACAAAGGCTCATCCGCAAGGACACACCCCACTACAAGAAGCACTTCAAGATCTCCAAGCTGCCCCAGCCCGAGGCCGTGGTGGCTCTCCTGCAGGGGACACCGCCAGACAGTGAGGGCCCAGTGGGGGCTGGGAGCTGGCACAACGGCCCCCATATGTCCTGGGCTCCGCGAgcggaagaggaggaggaagacgacgaggctgaggaggaagaggagggggaggcggcggtggcagcagaggaggagaaggcagtggcctcTGCACCCTCTGTCAAG GGGGTGTCGTTTGACCAGGCCAATAACCTGCTGATAGAGCCCGCTCGCATTGAGGAGGAAGAG CTGACGCTCACCATCGTGCGGCAGACGGGGGGCCTGGGCATCAGCATTGCGGGTGGCAAGGGCTCCACGCCCTACAAGGGAGATGACGAG GGCATTTTCATCTCCCGGGTGTCTGAGGAGGGCCCTGCGGCTCGGGCTGGGGTCCGAGTAGGCGACAAGCTCCTCGAG GTGAACGGCGTGGCCCTGCAGGAAGCGGAGCACCAGCAGGCCGTGGAGGCGCTGCGCGGGGCGGGTACCACCGTGCACATGCGGCTGTGGCGGGAGCGCATGGTGGAGCCTGAGAACGCGGTCACGGTCACAGCCCTGCGGCCCGAGGATGACTACAGCCCGCGGGAGCGGCGCGGGGGCAGCCTGCGCCTGCCCCTGCTCCCGCCCGAGCCCCCCGGGCCACCCCGCCAGCGCCACGTGGCCTGTCTCGTGCGCAGTGAAAAGGGGCTGGGTTTCAGCATTGCAGGTGGGAAAGGCTCCACACCCTACCGGGCCGGTGACGGG GGCATCTTCATCTCCCGCATCGCTGAGGGGGGCGCTGCCCACCGGGCAGGCACCCTGCAGGTCGGCGACCGAGTCCTTTCC ATCAACggggtggacatgactgaggccaGGCACGACCACGCCGTCTCCCTGCTGACCGCCGCCTCGCCCACCATCGCCCTGCTGCTGGAGCGGGAGGCTGGGGGGCCCCTCGCCCCGAGCCCTCCCCCCCACTCCCCCTTGCCCCCTACTGCTGCCCCTGCCACCCCAGGGGAGCCCGGGCCTCTGAGGCTGCCCTCTGGTCTGCTGGCCGCTGCCCTGGAGGGGCCGTACCCAGTGGAG GAGATCTGTCTGCCCAGAGCAGGGGGCCCCTTGGGGCTCAGCATCGTTGGGGGCTCCGACCACTCCAGCCACCCGTTCGGTGTCCGGGAGCCCGGCGTGTTCATCTCCAAG GTGCTCCCCCGGGGCCTGGCTGCACGCAGTGGCCTGCGGGTCGGGGACCGCATCCTGGCAGTGAACGGGCAGGACGTGCGGGAGGCCACGCACCAGGAAGCAGTCAGCGCCCTGCTCCGGCCCTGCCTGGAGCTGGTGCTGCTCGTGCGGAGGGACCCACCGCCCCCGGGCATGCGGGAGCTCTGCATCCAGAAGGCCCCTGGGGAGAGGCTGGGCATCAGCATCCGTGGGGGCGCCAAGGGCCATGCCGGGAACCCCTGCGACCCCACCGATGAGGGGATCTTCATCTCCAAG GTGAGCCCCTCGGGAGCAGCTGGGCGAGATGGCCGGCTGCGGGTTGGACTGCGGCTGCTGGAGGTGAACCAGCAGAGCCTGCTGGGTCTGACGCACGGAGAGGCCGTGCAGCTGCTGCGCAGCGTGGGTGACACCCTGACCGTGCTGGTCTGCGACGGCTTCGACACCAGCGCTGCCACCCCCGAG GTGTCCCCAGGCATCATCGCCAACCCCTTTGCGGCTGGCCTTGGCCGCCGGAACAGCCTGGAAAGCATCTCCTCCATCGACCGGGAGCTGAGCCCCGAGGGCTCCGGCAAGGTCAGAGCCGCCCGCAGCCAGCAGCCCCTGGGCTGGGAGCCTGAGGCCGTCGGCCCCGACCACTGTCTCCTCTGCTCACAGGAGAAGGAGCTGCCCGGACAGATCCCACTGTGGGGCCCGGAGGCCACG GTGCTGCCTGCGGCAAGTGGAGAGATGGCTGAGGCCCCCTGCTCCCCTGGCCACCAGCAG cccccctccccgccctcccctgCTGAGCTTCCAGCCAATGTGAAGCAGGCCTATAGGACGTTCGCGGCTGTGCCCGGCCTGCACCCGCCCCTGGACACCCCTGCCCAG CCCCCCACGCCCGGGCCCACGGCCTCGCCGGAGCAGCTGTCCTTTCGCGAGCGGCAGAAGTACTTCGAGCTAGAGGTTCGGGTGCCCCAGGCCGAGGGCCCCCCTAAGCGCGTGTCGCTGGTGGGCGCTGACGACCTGCGGAagatgcaggaggaggagg CCCGCAAGCTGCAGCAGAAAAGGGCGCAGATGCTGCGCGAGGTGGTGGCCGACACGGAGCGCCCGGAAGCCGATGCTCCCGAGGACGAGGAGCCCGAAGAGGAGCCGCCCTGGGCCGGCCAGGGCCCCACGGCGGAAGG GCTCGGCCCCGCATCTCCCCCGCCGCAGGGAGGCAGTGCCCCGGTGCGGACTGCCAAGGCCGAGCGGCGCCACCAGGAGCGGCTCCGCATGCAGAGCCCCGAGCTGCCGGCCCCAGAGCGGGCCTTGTCTCCCGCAGAGCGCCGAGCCCTGGAGGCGGAGAAGCGGGCGCTCTGGAGGGCAGCCAG GATGAAGTCCCTGGAGCAGGACGCCCTCCGCGCACAGATGGTCCTCAGCAAGTCCCAGGAGGGCCGGAGCAAGCGGGGGCCTCTGGAGCGCCTGGCCGAGGCCCCCTCGCCTGCTCCTACTCCGTCACCCACCCCCTTGGAAG ACCTTGGCCCCCAGACCGGCACCTCCCCGGGACGCTTG GCCTTGTCTGGGAGGAAGTTTGACTACAGGGTGTTTGCTGCCCTCCCCTCTTCCAGACCTGTCTATGACATGCAG TCCCCAGATTTCGCTGAGGAGCTGAGGTCCTTGGAACCACGTCCGAGCCCAG GTCTGCCAGAGGAGGACGGAGAGGTGGCCATGGTGCTTCTGGGCAGGCCCTCTCCAGGCTCCGCGGGTCCCGAGGAGGTAGCCTTATGCAGCAGCCGCCGGGCCATGCGGCCAGGGCGCCGAGGCCTGGGCCCAGTGCCCTCCTAG